The Prochlorococcus marinus str. MIT 9301 genome window below encodes:
- the gshA gene encoding glutamate--cysteine ligase, with protein sequence MSQNNLYKGFEVELFTGSLNSHIGVSAEIEKKFPDFVKEPDNRNVEYITTPEKDYGSLYEKLITPRKKLRKWLNTKNLTIIPSSTLCFNHDIQFQRSDIDNVYHQFIQDNYGISIATSSVHINIGIDDLDKLFTAIRLIRSEAALYLSLSASSPFLNNKITNNHSQRWIQFPKTPSSVPFFLNHNSYIDWIEENISNKNMQNIRHFWSSIRPNGPQRPLILDRLELRICDFVYDINLLLGITAMIELRILNLFENINTLDPMKASTFSMDELSEICDQNEINAAKDSLNSELIHWQDGKRVICREWIQNLLSDLSSTAENYGMKPLLDPIYKVLEEGNQSMKWINQYEKGLSIEQIMKISMEDMIRSEAMNV encoded by the coding sequence ATGAGTCAAAATAATCTTTATAAAGGTTTTGAGGTGGAACTTTTCACAGGTTCTTTAAATTCTCATATTGGTGTTTCGGCTGAAATTGAGAAAAAATTTCCTGATTTTGTAAAAGAGCCAGATAACAGAAACGTTGAATACATAACAACACCTGAAAAAGACTACGGTTCTTTATATGAGAAATTAATAACTCCAAGAAAAAAGCTAAGGAAGTGGCTAAATACAAAAAATTTAACAATCATTCCTTCGTCCACTCTTTGTTTTAATCACGATATTCAATTTCAAAGATCTGATATTGACAACGTTTATCATCAATTTATTCAAGATAATTATGGAATATCTATTGCAACTTCTAGTGTCCATATAAACATAGGAATAGATGATTTAGATAAACTTTTTACAGCTATAAGACTTATAAGATCTGAGGCTGCTTTATATCTATCATTAAGTGCTAGCTCACCTTTTTTAAATAATAAAATTACGAATAATCACTCTCAGAGATGGATCCAATTTCCTAAAACACCTAGTAGCGTTCCTTTTTTTTTAAATCATAATTCTTATATCGATTGGATAGAGGAAAATATATCTAATAAAAACATGCAAAATATTAGGCATTTTTGGTCTTCAATCAGACCAAATGGTCCCCAAAGACCTTTAATCCTTGACCGTTTGGAATTAAGAATTTGTGATTTTGTTTACGATATTAATCTGCTTCTAGGGATAACCGCCATGATAGAACTTAGGATCTTAAATCTTTTTGAAAATATAAATACCTTAGATCCTATGAAAGCTAGTACTTTTTCTATGGATGAGTTGTCAGAAATATGTGATCAAAATGAAATTAATGCTGCTAAAGATAGTCTTAATTCAGAATTAATTCATTGGCAAGACGGAAAAAGAGTTATTTGTAGAGAATGGATTCAAAACTTATTATCAGATTTATCATCCACAGCAGAAAATTATGGTATGAAACCTCTTTTAGATCCTATCTATAAAGTGCTTGAAGAAGGCAATCAATCTATGAAATGGATAAATCAATATGAAAAAGGTCTTTCTATTGAGCAGATAATGAAAATTTCTATGGAGGATATGATTAGGAGTGAGGCCATGAATGTTTGA
- a CDS encoding anthranilate synthase component I family protein — protein sequence MISSQKISFLKAYKEGKNFIPIVETWPADLETPLSTWLKLSSKDSHGVFLESVEGGENLGRWSIVATKPLWEAVCYGEEIVKTWNNGKTETHKGDPFDILKSWTMEYKSTMLEELPSIGQLYGSWGYELINRIEPSVPINEMPENNIPQGSWMFFDQLVVFDQIKRCITAVVYADTTSSQESSIEELYLNSISKIQETRNLMRVPLKENEFLDWNENDNLNLDLESNWEKKDFEDAVLSAKEYIRKGDIFQIVISQRFQTQVNNDPFNLYRSLRMVNPSPYMSFFDFGSWYLIGSSPEVMVKAEKNKNSQIVASLRPIAGTRPRGIDNQQDLELEKELLKDPKEIAEHVMLIDLGRNDLGRVCEIGTVKVKDLMIIEKYSHVMHIVSQVEGILKNNADVWDLLKASFPAGTVTGAPKIRAMQLIKHFEKDARGPYAGVYGSIDINGALNTAITIRTMIVKPSRDGKYDVSVQAGAGIVADSFPENEYQETINKAKGILKALACLDK from the coding sequence ATGATCAGCTCACAGAAAATTAGTTTTTTAAAGGCTTATAAAGAAGGTAAAAATTTTATACCTATAGTAGAAACTTGGCCAGCTGATTTGGAGACTCCATTATCAACTTGGTTAAAATTATCTTCAAAAGATTCCCATGGTGTTTTTCTTGAATCTGTTGAAGGTGGGGAGAATTTGGGCAGGTGGAGTATTGTTGCTACTAAACCTCTTTGGGAGGCAGTTTGTTATGGAGAAGAAATAGTTAAAACTTGGAATAATGGCAAAACTGAAACACATAAAGGTGATCCTTTTGATATTTTAAAAAGTTGGACAATGGAATATAAGTCAACCATGCTTGAAGAATTACCATCAATTGGACAGTTATATGGCTCTTGGGGTTATGAATTAATAAATCGAATAGAGCCAAGCGTTCCAATAAATGAAATGCCAGAAAACAATATCCCTCAAGGTTCCTGGATGTTTTTTGATCAATTAGTTGTTTTTGATCAAATAAAAAGATGTATTACTGCGGTGGTTTATGCAGATACAACTTCTTCTCAAGAGTCTTCAATTGAAGAGTTGTATCTAAACTCAATATCTAAAATTCAGGAAACTAGAAATTTAATGAGAGTTCCTCTAAAAGAAAATGAGTTTTTAGATTGGAATGAAAATGATAATTTAAATTTAGATTTAGAAAGTAATTGGGAGAAAAAAGATTTTGAGGATGCAGTTCTCTCTGCAAAAGAATACATAAGAAAGGGAGATATCTTCCAAATAGTTATAAGTCAAAGATTTCAAACTCAAGTCAATAATGATCCCTTTAACTTATATAGAAGTCTGAGGATGGTTAATCCATCTCCTTACATGTCATTTTTTGATTTCGGCTCATGGTATCTGATAGGTTCAAGTCCTGAAGTAATGGTTAAAGCAGAAAAAAATAAAAATAGTCAGATTGTTGCAAGCTTAAGACCAATAGCTGGCACGAGACCAAGAGGTATTGATAATCAACAAGACTTGGAATTAGAAAAGGAATTATTAAAGGATCCCAAAGAGATAGCTGAGCATGTAATGTTGATTGATCTTGGAAGAAATGATCTTGGAAGAGTTTGTGAAATTGGTACTGTCAAGGTAAAGGATTTAATGATTATTGAGAAATATTCACATGTTATGCATATAGTCAGTCAAGTTGAGGGAATCTTAAAAAATAATGCTGATGTATGGGATTTGCTCAAAGCATCCTTTCCTGCTGGGACTGTGACTGGCGCCCCAAAAATAAGAGCTATGCAATTGATTAAGCATTTTGAAAAAGATGCTAGAGGACCTTATGCTGGTGTATACGGATCTATTGATATTAATGGTGCATTAAATACAGCAATTACGATAAGAACCATGATAGTTAAACCCTCAAGAGATGGGAAATATGATGTGTCAGTGCAAGCAGGAGCTGGAATAGTTGCTGATTCTTTTCCTGAAAATGAATATCAAGAGACGATAAATAAAGCAAAGGGAATACTTAAAGCATTAGCCTGTTTGGATAAATAA
- the ppc gene encoding phosphoenolpyruvate carboxylase, whose translation MESFRQIKNNNVDLISNNDPLDKNRLLIEDLWESVLREECPDDQAERLIQLKELSYSKQIDGNSSKTFKNEIVDIVNSMDLAESIAAARAFSLYFQLVNILEQRVEEDRYIQSFTNKDVQKSPDNLDPFAPALARQNAPVTFRELFYRLRKLNVPPGKLEELLQEMDIRLVFTAHPTEIVRHTIRHKQTRVANLLKKIQIEQFLTKDEKISLKTQLKEEVRLWWRTDELHQFKPSVLDEVDYSLHYFQQVLFNAMPQLRGRITEALTENYPDVQLPPESFCNFGSWVGSDRDGNPSVTPDITWRTACYQRQLMLDRYIVATSNLRDQLSVSMQWSQVSSSLLESLETDRVKFPEIYEARATRYRSEPYRLKLSYILEKLRLTQERNNLLADSGWKFDFEGEIDNKNIDKVENLYYKSVNEFTYDLELIKNSLISTDLTCDSVNNLLTQVHIFGFSLASLDIRQESTRHSDAIQELTNYLDLSVQYDQMSEEEKIKWLIDELNTKRPLIPSDVNWTKTTEETFSVFKMVKRLQQEFGSRICHSYVISMSHSASDLLEVLLLAKEMGLLDQDSQKSKLLVVPLFETVEDLQRAPEVMEKLFKLDFYKSLLPKVGESFKPLQELMLGYSDSNKDSGFVSSNWEIHRAQIALQNLSSRNNILLRLFHGRGGSVGRGGGPAYQAILAQPSGTLKGRIKITEQGEVLASKYSLPELALYNLETVTTAVIQNSLVNSRLDATPEWNQLMSRLAETSRSHYRKLVHENPDLLNFFQEVTPIEEISKLQISSRPARRKKGAKDLSSLRAIPWVFGWTQSRFLLPSWFGVGTALSAELNSDPQQIELLRVLHQRWPFFRMLISKVEMTLSKVDLEVARYYVDTLGSKENKDSFDNIFEVISKEYNLTKSLILEITGKNKLLESDRDLKSSVSLRNKTIIPLGFLQVSLLRRLRDQTRQPPISEFLIDKDESRRAYSRSELLRGALLTINGIAAGMRNTG comes from the coding sequence ATGGAATCTTTTCGACAGATAAAAAATAATAATGTGGATCTGATAAGTAACAATGATCCACTTGATAAAAATCGTCTTCTAATTGAAGATCTCTGGGAATCTGTGCTCAGAGAAGAATGCCCAGATGATCAAGCAGAGAGATTGATACAGCTTAAAGAATTAAGTTATTCAAAACAAATTGATGGTAATAGTTCAAAAACTTTTAAAAATGAAATAGTTGATATTGTAAATTCTATGGATTTAGCAGAATCCATAGCTGCTGCAAGGGCGTTTTCATTATATTTTCAACTCGTAAATATTTTGGAACAAAGAGTTGAGGAAGATAGATATATTCAAAGCTTTACTAATAAGGATGTTCAAAAATCGCCAGACAATCTTGATCCTTTTGCCCCAGCATTGGCTAGGCAAAATGCTCCAGTAACTTTTAGAGAATTATTTTACAGGCTGAGAAAATTAAATGTACCACCAGGAAAATTAGAGGAGTTATTACAGGAAATGGATATTCGTTTAGTTTTTACTGCGCATCCGACCGAGATAGTAAGACATACGATTAGACATAAGCAAACCAGAGTAGCAAATTTGTTAAAAAAAATACAGATTGAGCAATTTCTGACAAAAGATGAAAAAATTTCTCTAAAAACCCAATTAAAAGAGGAAGTAAGGCTTTGGTGGAGAACAGATGAATTGCATCAATTTAAACCTTCAGTTTTAGATGAAGTTGATTATTCATTGCATTATTTTCAGCAAGTTTTATTTAATGCGATGCCTCAATTGAGAGGCAGGATTACTGAAGCACTTACCGAAAATTATCCAGATGTTCAGTTGCCCCCAGAATCTTTTTGTAACTTCGGTTCTTGGGTAGGCTCTGATAGGGACGGTAATCCATCAGTAACTCCTGATATAACATGGCGAACTGCATGTTACCAAAGGCAGTTGATGTTGGATAGATATATTGTTGCGACGTCTAATCTTAGAGATCAATTAAGTGTATCTATGCAATGGAGTCAAGTAAGTTCCTCCTTATTAGAATCACTCGAAACTGACAGGGTTAAGTTCCCTGAAATATATGAAGCTAGAGCTACAAGGTATAGATCAGAACCTTACAGATTAAAATTAAGTTATATTTTAGAGAAATTAAGGTTAACACAAGAAAGAAATAATTTATTAGCTGATAGTGGGTGGAAATTTGACTTTGAGGGGGAAATTGATAACAAAAATATAGATAAAGTTGAAAATTTATATTACAAGTCAGTAAACGAATTTACATATGATCTTGAGCTGATTAAAAATAGCTTAATTAGTACAGATTTAACTTGCGATTCTGTAAATAACTTACTTACTCAGGTTCATATTTTTGGATTTTCTTTAGCAAGTTTAGATATTCGTCAAGAGAGTACAAGGCATAGTGATGCTATTCAAGAGCTTACAAATTATCTTGATTTGTCTGTTCAATATGACCAAATGTCTGAGGAAGAGAAAATTAAATGGCTCATAGACGAATTAAATACAAAAAGGCCTTTAATTCCATCTGACGTTAACTGGACAAAAACTACAGAAGAAACCTTTTCAGTTTTTAAGATGGTTAAGAGACTACAGCAAGAATTTGGAAGTCGCATTTGTCATTCTTATGTAATTTCAATGAGTCATAGTGCATCTGATTTGCTTGAAGTTCTCTTACTTGCAAAAGAAATGGGACTTCTTGATCAAGATTCACAAAAGTCAAAATTATTAGTTGTTCCTCTTTTTGAAACTGTGGAAGATCTTCAAAGAGCACCAGAAGTAATGGAAAAGTTGTTTAAATTAGATTTCTATAAATCATTATTGCCAAAAGTAGGAGAATCTTTTAAACCTCTACAAGAATTAATGCTTGGATATTCTGATAGTAATAAAGATTCAGGATTTGTTTCTAGTAATTGGGAAATTCATAGAGCCCAAATAGCTCTTCAAAATCTCTCAAGTAGAAATAACATATTGCTAAGACTTTTTCATGGAAGAGGAGGGTCTGTTGGTAGAGGAGGCGGACCAGCATATCAGGCAATATTAGCTCAACCAAGCGGCACTTTAAAAGGACGAATAAAAATAACAGAACAAGGTGAAGTTTTAGCTTCCAAATATAGTCTTCCCGAACTGGCTTTATACAATCTTGAGACTGTAACTACAGCGGTAATTCAAAATAGTTTGGTAAATAGTAGACTTGACGCTACGCCAGAATGGAATCAATTAATGTCTAGGCTGGCAGAAACATCAAGATCTCATTACAGAAAATTAGTGCATGAGAATCCTGATTTGTTAAATTTCTTTCAAGAGGTCACTCCGATAGAAGAAATAAGTAAATTACAGATATCTAGTAGGCCTGCTAGAAGAAAAAAAGGTGCAAAAGATTTGTCAAGTTTAAGAGCTATTCCATGGGTATTTGGCTGGACACAAAGTAGATTTCTTTTGCCAAGTTGGTTTGGAGTAGGCACTGCTTTGTCAGCTGAATTAAATTCAGATCCACAACAAATTGAACTATTAAGAGTTCTGCATCAAAGATGGCCATTTTTTAGGATGCTTATATCTAAAGTGGAAATGACATTATCGAAGGTGGATCTGGAAGTTGCTAGATATTATGTTGATACTCTTGGCAGCAAAGAAAATAAAGACTCTTTTGATAATATTTTTGAAGTAATTTCTAAAGAATATAATCTTACAAAATCTTTAATACTTGAAATTACTGGTAAAAATAAGCTCCTAGAATCTGATAGAGACTTGAAATCATCAGTAAGCTTGAGAAATAAGACAATAATTCCATTAGGGTTTTTGCAGGTTTCACTTCTAAGAAGATTAAGAGACCAGACAAGACAACCTCCAATAAGCGAATTCCTTATAGATAAGGACGAATCCAGAAGAGCTTACAGCAGAAGTGAACTATTAAGGGGTGCACTTTTAACTATTAATGGGATAGCAGCTGGCATGAGAAATACAGGTTGA